From the Gasterosteus aculeatus chromosome 13, fGasAcu3.hap1.1, whole genome shotgun sequence genome, one window contains:
- the LOC120830146 gene encoding ral guanine nucleotide dissociation stimulator isoform X2 produces the protein MVHFPGGRPRRAASKPGRSEMFDSSWRVRSIWDGVRLEVSEHRGPVVLHSLTHLDPDLPLLESSTQEIAEEAEEDAIFTITLRKVQLHQSASKGQRWLGVETDSALSLYETCKVRTIKAGTLERLVEYMVSAFRGKDSTYVTIFLCTYRSFASTRQVLDLLLNRYAKLQNAPAAAAHRVSQDDRTELRNTVSSILGAWLDQYSEDFWSPPSYDCLHQLMSYLHRHFPGSDLERRARNLLAHFHRRQQQCEHIGCPFATQEESGFEDELPAFSFLSFDPIMVAEQFTLMDADLFKKVVPYHCLGGIWSQRDKKGKEHLAPTIRATVAQFNSVTNCVITTCLSNPTLKPNQRARLLERWIDVARECRILKNFSSLRAILSALQCNAVHRLKRTWEEVSRESFRTFRELSEIFSDDNNYSLSRELLVKEGTSKFATLEINPKRAQRRHQQQRDLGVMQGTIPYLGTFLTDLVMMDTAMKDHTEGGLINFEKRRKEFEVIAQIKLLQLASNNYSFTQDAHFREWFSGVEKLSEAESYNLSCEIEPLSESASNTLRAKKNGGIMKRWSDRQLTEAGCSGVPGSHSKSFDHSHYRPYQGGGGGGGDSGDALSVTSVSSSGSDLEDVNASFLSDSPEGHERKTSTPSVKLTVSALGREAPAADTTSTFWECTSLSSLDTSGSASGSSSASSSSVSSSTPLSASRSHKRSASAVSNYSTLSLPLYNQQVDDCCIIRVSLDVENGNMYKSILVTSQDKTPAVIRKAMIKHNLEREKTDEYELMQKISEDKELRIPDNANVFYAMNSTANYDFVLKRRGLARPLRAKNVTSSTLPRMKQKGLKIAKGIF, from the exons ATGGTCCATTTCCCGGGGGGCAGACCGAGGCGCGCTGCCTCAAAACCGGGACGGTCGGAGATGTTCGACTCGTCGTGGCGGGTGCGCAGCATCTGGGACGGGGTGAGGCTGGAGGTGTCGGAGCACCGCGGCCCGGTGGTGCTGCACAGCCTCACGCACCTGGACCCGGACCTGCCGCTGCTGGAG AGCTCGACGCAGGAGATCgccgaggaggccgaggaggacgCCATCTTCACCATCACGCTGAGGAAGGTGCAGCTCCACCAGTCGGCCAGCAAAGGGCAGCGGTGGCTGGGCGTGGAGACGGACTCCGCCCTCAGTCTCTACGAGACCTGCAAGGTGCGCACCATCAAGGCCGGCACGCTGGAGAGGCTGGTGGAGTACATGGTGTCGGCCTTCAGGGGCAAGGACTCCACCTACGTCACCATCTTCCTCTGCACCTACCGCTCCTTCGCCTCCACCAGGCAGGTGCTGGACCTGCTGCTCAacag GTACGCAAAGCTCCAAAACGCGCCGGCAGCCGCGGCCCACCGAGTGTCCCAGGACGACCGCACCGAGCTCAGGAA CACCGTCTCGTCCATCCTGGGCGCGTGGCTGGACCAGTACTCGGAGGACTTCTGGAGCCCCCCGAGCTACGACTGCCTGCACCAGCTCATGTCCTACCTCCACCGCCACTTCCCCGGCTCGGACCTGGAGCGCCGCGCCCGCAACCTGCTCGCCCACTTCCACCGCCGGCAGCAGCAGT GCGAACACATCGGCTGCCCCTTCGCTACGCAGGAGGAGAGCGGCTTCGAGGACGAGCTTCCTGCCTTCAGCTTCCTGTCCTTCGACCCCATCATGGTGGCGGAGCAGTTCACGCTGATGGACGCG GACCTGTTTAAGAAGGTGGTGCCCTACCACTGCCTGGGGGGGATCTGGTCCCAGCGGGACAAGAAGGGCAAGGAGCACCTGGCCCCCACCATCAGGGCCACCGTGGCCCAGTTCAACTCCGTCACCAACTGCGTCATCACCACCTGCCTGAGCAACCCCACCCTGAAGCCCAACCAGAGGGCCCGGCTGCTGGAGCGCTGGATCGACGTGGCTCGG GAGTGTCGGATCTTGAAGAACTTCTCGTCGTTGCGAGCCATCCTCTCCGCCCTGCAGTGCAACGCCGTCCACCGCCTGAAGAGGACCTGGGAGGAAGTGTCACG GGAGAGTTTCCGCACCTTCCGCGAGCTGTCGGAGATCTTCTCAGACGACAACAACTACTCCCTCAGCCGAGAGCTGCTGGTGAAG GAGGGAACCTCCAAGTTCGCCACGCTGGAGATCAACCCCAAGCGAGCTCAGAGGAGacaccagcagcagagagaccTG GGCGTGATGCAGGGGACGATTCCCTACCTGGGGACCTTCCTGACCGACCTGGTGATGATGGACACGGCCATGAAGGACCACACGGAG GGCGGTTTGATCAACTtcgagaagagaagaaag GAGTTTGAGGTGATCGCTCAGATCAAACTGCTCCAGCTGGcctccaacaactacagcttcACCCAGGACGCCCACTTCAGGGAGTGGTTCTCAGGGGTGGAGAAGCTGAGCGAGGCCGAGAG ctacaacctgtccTGTGAGATTGAGCCTCTGTCGGAGTCGGCCAGCAACACGCTGAGGGCCAAGAAGAACGGAGGGATCATGAAGCGCTGGAGCGA CCGGCAGTTGACGGAGGCCGGCTGCAGCGGCGTCCCGGGCTCTCACTCCAAGTCCTTCGACCACTCGCACTACAGGCCCTAccaggggggcggagggggcgggggggacagCGGCGACGCCCTCAGCGTCACCTCCGTCAGCTCCAGCGGGTCGGACCTGGAGGACGTGAACGCCAGCTTCCTGTCCGACTCTCCGGAGGGACACGAGAGGAAG aCGTCGACTCCCTCGGTGAAACTCACCGTCTCTGCTCTGGGGAGAGAAGCTCCGGCAGCCGATACGACGTCAACG TTCTGGGAGTGCACGTCCCTGTCCTCCCTGGACACCTCCGGCTCGGCCTCGGGCTCCagcagcgcctcctcctcctccgtctcctcctccacgccgcTCTCTGCCTCCCGCTCACACAAGCGCTCCGCCTCGGCGGTGTCCAACTACTCCACCCTGTCGCTGCCGCTGTACAACCAGCAGGTGGACGACTGCTGCATCATCCGGGTCAGCCTGGACGTGGAGAACGGAAACATGTACAAGAGCATCCTG GTGACGAGTCAGGACAAGACGCCGGCCGTCATCAGGAAGGCGATGATCAAACACAACCTGGAGCGGGAGAAGACCGACGAGTACGAGCTGATGCAGAAGATCTCCGAGGACAAAG agcTTCGTATCCCGGACAACGCCAACGTTTTCTACGCCATGAACTCCACTGCCAACTACGACTTTGTGCTGAAGAGGCGGGGCTTAGCGCGGCCGCTGCGCGCCAAGAATGTGACCAGTTCCACGCTGCCGCGCATGAAACAGAAGGGACTGAAGATCGCCAAGGGGATTTTCTGA
- the LOC120830146 gene encoding ral guanine nucleotide dissociation stimulator isoform X5, giving the protein MWCWSRWTCGLLVRTGACWDGTGSTAGRQSSTQEIAEEAEEDAIFTITLRKVQLHQSASKGQRWLGVETDSALSLYETCKVRTIKAGTLERLVEYMVSAFRGKDSTYVTIFLCTYRSFASTRQVLDLLLNRYAKLQNAPAAAAHRVSQDDRTELRNTVSSILGAWLDQYSEDFWSPPSYDCLHQLMSYLHRHFPGSDLERRARNLLAHFHRRQQQCEPEPDGEHIGCPFATQEESGFEDELPAFSFLSFDPIMVAEQFTLMDADLFKKVVPYHCLGGIWSQRDKKGKEHLAPTIRATVAQFNSVTNCVITTCLSNPTLKPNQRARLLERWIDVARECRILKNFSSLRAILSALQCNAVHRLKRTWEEVSRESFRTFRELSEIFSDDNNYSLSRELLVKEGTSKFATLEINPKRAQRRHQQQRDLGVMQGTIPYLGTFLTDLVMMDTAMKDHTEGGLINFEKRRKEFEVIAQIKLLQLASNNYSFTQDAHFREWFSGVEKLSEAESYNLSCEIEPLSESASNTLRAKKNGGIMKRWSDRQLTEAGCSGVPGSHSKSFDHSHYRPYQGGGGGGGDSGDALSVTSVSSSGSDLEDVNASFLSDSPEGHERKTSTPSVKLTVSALGREAPAADTTSTVTFWECTSLSSLDTSGSASGSSSASSSSVSSSTPLSASRSHKRSASAVSNYSTLSLPLYNQQVDDCCIIRVSLDVENGNMYKSILVTSQDKTPAVIRKAMIKHNLEREKTDEYELMQKISEDKELRIPDNANVFYAMNSTANYDFVLKRRGLARPLRAKNVTSSTLPRMKQKGLKIAKGIF; this is encoded by the exons ATGTGGTGCTGGAGCCGCTGGACCTGTGGACTGCTGGTCAGgacaggtgcatgctgggacggGACAGGAAGCACAGCGGGCAGACAG AGCTCGACGCAGGAGATCgccgaggaggccgaggaggacgCCATCTTCACCATCACGCTGAGGAAGGTGCAGCTCCACCAGTCGGCCAGCAAAGGGCAGCGGTGGCTGGGCGTGGAGACGGACTCCGCCCTCAGTCTCTACGAGACCTGCAAGGTGCGCACCATCAAGGCCGGCACGCTGGAGAGGCTGGTGGAGTACATGGTGTCGGCCTTCAGGGGCAAGGACTCCACCTACGTCACCATCTTCCTCTGCACCTACCGCTCCTTCGCCTCCACCAGGCAGGTGCTGGACCTGCTGCTCAacag GTACGCAAAGCTCCAAAACGCGCCGGCAGCCGCGGCCCACCGAGTGTCCCAGGACGACCGCACCGAGCTCAGGAA CACCGTCTCGTCCATCCTGGGCGCGTGGCTGGACCAGTACTCGGAGGACTTCTGGAGCCCCCCGAGCTACGACTGCCTGCACCAGCTCATGTCCTACCTCCACCGCCACTTCCCCGGCTCGGACCTGGAGCGCCGCGCCCGCAACCTGCTCGCCCACTTCCACCGCCGGCAGCAGCAGTGTGAGCCCGAGCCCGATG GCGAACACATCGGCTGCCCCTTCGCTACGCAGGAGGAGAGCGGCTTCGAGGACGAGCTTCCTGCCTTCAGCTTCCTGTCCTTCGACCCCATCATGGTGGCGGAGCAGTTCACGCTGATGGACGCG GACCTGTTTAAGAAGGTGGTGCCCTACCACTGCCTGGGGGGGATCTGGTCCCAGCGGGACAAGAAGGGCAAGGAGCACCTGGCCCCCACCATCAGGGCCACCGTGGCCCAGTTCAACTCCGTCACCAACTGCGTCATCACCACCTGCCTGAGCAACCCCACCCTGAAGCCCAACCAGAGGGCCCGGCTGCTGGAGCGCTGGATCGACGTGGCTCGG GAGTGTCGGATCTTGAAGAACTTCTCGTCGTTGCGAGCCATCCTCTCCGCCCTGCAGTGCAACGCCGTCCACCGCCTGAAGAGGACCTGGGAGGAAGTGTCACG GGAGAGTTTCCGCACCTTCCGCGAGCTGTCGGAGATCTTCTCAGACGACAACAACTACTCCCTCAGCCGAGAGCTGCTGGTGAAG GAGGGAACCTCCAAGTTCGCCACGCTGGAGATCAACCCCAAGCGAGCTCAGAGGAGacaccagcagcagagagaccTG GGCGTGATGCAGGGGACGATTCCCTACCTGGGGACCTTCCTGACCGACCTGGTGATGATGGACACGGCCATGAAGGACCACACGGAG GGCGGTTTGATCAACTtcgagaagagaagaaag GAGTTTGAGGTGATCGCTCAGATCAAACTGCTCCAGCTGGcctccaacaactacagcttcACCCAGGACGCCCACTTCAGGGAGTGGTTCTCAGGGGTGGAGAAGCTGAGCGAGGCCGAGAG ctacaacctgtccTGTGAGATTGAGCCTCTGTCGGAGTCGGCCAGCAACACGCTGAGGGCCAAGAAGAACGGAGGGATCATGAAGCGCTGGAGCGA CCGGCAGTTGACGGAGGCCGGCTGCAGCGGCGTCCCGGGCTCTCACTCCAAGTCCTTCGACCACTCGCACTACAGGCCCTAccaggggggcggagggggcgggggggacagCGGCGACGCCCTCAGCGTCACCTCCGTCAGCTCCAGCGGGTCGGACCTGGAGGACGTGAACGCCAGCTTCCTGTCCGACTCTCCGGAGGGACACGAGAGGAAG aCGTCGACTCCCTCGGTGAAACTCACCGTCTCTGCTCTGGGGAGAGAAGCTCCGGCAGCCGATACGACGTCAACGGTAACG TTCTGGGAGTGCACGTCCCTGTCCTCCCTGGACACCTCCGGCTCGGCCTCGGGCTCCagcagcgcctcctcctcctccgtctcctcctccacgccgcTCTCTGCCTCCCGCTCACACAAGCGCTCCGCCTCGGCGGTGTCCAACTACTCCACCCTGTCGCTGCCGCTGTACAACCAGCAGGTGGACGACTGCTGCATCATCCGGGTCAGCCTGGACGTGGAGAACGGAAACATGTACAAGAGCATCCTG GTGACGAGTCAGGACAAGACGCCGGCCGTCATCAGGAAGGCGATGATCAAACACAACCTGGAGCGGGAGAAGACCGACGAGTACGAGCTGATGCAGAAGATCTCCGAGGACAAAG agcTTCGTATCCCGGACAACGCCAACGTTTTCTACGCCATGAACTCCACTGCCAACTACGACTTTGTGCTGAAGAGGCGGGGCTTAGCGCGGCCGCTGCGCGCCAAGAATGTGACCAGTTCCACGCTGCCGCGCATGAAACAGAAGGGACTGAAGATCGCCAAGGGGATTTTCTGA
- the LOC120830146 gene encoding ral guanine nucleotide dissociation stimulator isoform X4 yields the protein MVHFPGGRPRRAASKPGRSEMFDSSWRVRSIWDGVRLEVSEHRGPVVLHSLTHLDPDLPLLESSTQEIAEEAEEDAIFTITLRKVQLHQSASKGQRWLGVETDSALSLYETCKVRTIKAGTLERLVEYMVSAFRGKDSTYVTIFLCTYRSFASTRQVLDLLLNRYAKLQNAPAAAAHRVSQDDRTELRNTVSSILGAWLDQYSEDFWSPPSYDCLHQLMSYLHRHFPGSDLERRARNLLAHFHRRQQQCEPEPDGEHIGCPFATQEESGFEDELPAFSFLSFDPIMVAEQFTLMDADLFKKVVPYHCLGGIWSQRDKKGKEHLAPTIRATVAQFNSVTNCVITTCLSNPTLKPNQRARLLERWIDVARECRILKNFSSLRAILSALQCNAVHRLKRTWEEVSRESFRTFRELSEIFSDDNNYSLSRELLVKEGTSKFATLEINPKRAQRRHQQQRDLGVMQGTIPYLGTFLTDLVMMDTAMKDHTEGGLINFEKRRKEFEVIAQIKLLQLASNNYSFTQDAHFREWFSGVEKLSEAESYNLSCEIEPLSESASNTLRAKKNGGIMKRWSDRQLTEAGCSGVPGSHSKSFDHSHYRPYQGGGGGGGDSGDALSVTSVSSSGSDLEDVNASFLSDSPEGHERKTSTPSVKLTVSALGREAPAADTTSTFWECTSLSSLDTSGSASGSSSASSSSVSSSTPLSASRSHKRSASAVSNYSTLSLPLYNQQVDDCCIIRVSLDVENGNMYKSILVTSQDKTPAVIRKAMIKHNLEREKTDEYELMQKISEDKELRIPDNANVFYAMNSTANYDFVLKRRGLARPLRAKNVTSSTLPRMKQKGLKIAKGIF from the exons ATGGTCCATTTCCCGGGGGGCAGACCGAGGCGCGCTGCCTCAAAACCGGGACGGTCGGAGATGTTCGACTCGTCGTGGCGGGTGCGCAGCATCTGGGACGGGGTGAGGCTGGAGGTGTCGGAGCACCGCGGCCCGGTGGTGCTGCACAGCCTCACGCACCTGGACCCGGACCTGCCGCTGCTGGAG AGCTCGACGCAGGAGATCgccgaggaggccgaggaggacgCCATCTTCACCATCACGCTGAGGAAGGTGCAGCTCCACCAGTCGGCCAGCAAAGGGCAGCGGTGGCTGGGCGTGGAGACGGACTCCGCCCTCAGTCTCTACGAGACCTGCAAGGTGCGCACCATCAAGGCCGGCACGCTGGAGAGGCTGGTGGAGTACATGGTGTCGGCCTTCAGGGGCAAGGACTCCACCTACGTCACCATCTTCCTCTGCACCTACCGCTCCTTCGCCTCCACCAGGCAGGTGCTGGACCTGCTGCTCAacag GTACGCAAAGCTCCAAAACGCGCCGGCAGCCGCGGCCCACCGAGTGTCCCAGGACGACCGCACCGAGCTCAGGAA CACCGTCTCGTCCATCCTGGGCGCGTGGCTGGACCAGTACTCGGAGGACTTCTGGAGCCCCCCGAGCTACGACTGCCTGCACCAGCTCATGTCCTACCTCCACCGCCACTTCCCCGGCTCGGACCTGGAGCGCCGCGCCCGCAACCTGCTCGCCCACTTCCACCGCCGGCAGCAGCAGTGTGAGCCCGAGCCCGATG GCGAACACATCGGCTGCCCCTTCGCTACGCAGGAGGAGAGCGGCTTCGAGGACGAGCTTCCTGCCTTCAGCTTCCTGTCCTTCGACCCCATCATGGTGGCGGAGCAGTTCACGCTGATGGACGCG GACCTGTTTAAGAAGGTGGTGCCCTACCACTGCCTGGGGGGGATCTGGTCCCAGCGGGACAAGAAGGGCAAGGAGCACCTGGCCCCCACCATCAGGGCCACCGTGGCCCAGTTCAACTCCGTCACCAACTGCGTCATCACCACCTGCCTGAGCAACCCCACCCTGAAGCCCAACCAGAGGGCCCGGCTGCTGGAGCGCTGGATCGACGTGGCTCGG GAGTGTCGGATCTTGAAGAACTTCTCGTCGTTGCGAGCCATCCTCTCCGCCCTGCAGTGCAACGCCGTCCACCGCCTGAAGAGGACCTGGGAGGAAGTGTCACG GGAGAGTTTCCGCACCTTCCGCGAGCTGTCGGAGATCTTCTCAGACGACAACAACTACTCCCTCAGCCGAGAGCTGCTGGTGAAG GAGGGAACCTCCAAGTTCGCCACGCTGGAGATCAACCCCAAGCGAGCTCAGAGGAGacaccagcagcagagagaccTG GGCGTGATGCAGGGGACGATTCCCTACCTGGGGACCTTCCTGACCGACCTGGTGATGATGGACACGGCCATGAAGGACCACACGGAG GGCGGTTTGATCAACTtcgagaagagaagaaag GAGTTTGAGGTGATCGCTCAGATCAAACTGCTCCAGCTGGcctccaacaactacagcttcACCCAGGACGCCCACTTCAGGGAGTGGTTCTCAGGGGTGGAGAAGCTGAGCGAGGCCGAGAG ctacaacctgtccTGTGAGATTGAGCCTCTGTCGGAGTCGGCCAGCAACACGCTGAGGGCCAAGAAGAACGGAGGGATCATGAAGCGCTGGAGCGA CCGGCAGTTGACGGAGGCCGGCTGCAGCGGCGTCCCGGGCTCTCACTCCAAGTCCTTCGACCACTCGCACTACAGGCCCTAccaggggggcggagggggcgggggggacagCGGCGACGCCCTCAGCGTCACCTCCGTCAGCTCCAGCGGGTCGGACCTGGAGGACGTGAACGCCAGCTTCCTGTCCGACTCTCCGGAGGGACACGAGAGGAAG aCGTCGACTCCCTCGGTGAAACTCACCGTCTCTGCTCTGGGGAGAGAAGCTCCGGCAGCCGATACGACGTCAACG TTCTGGGAGTGCACGTCCCTGTCCTCCCTGGACACCTCCGGCTCGGCCTCGGGCTCCagcagcgcctcctcctcctccgtctcctcctccacgccgcTCTCTGCCTCCCGCTCACACAAGCGCTCCGCCTCGGCGGTGTCCAACTACTCCACCCTGTCGCTGCCGCTGTACAACCAGCAGGTGGACGACTGCTGCATCATCCGGGTCAGCCTGGACGTGGAGAACGGAAACATGTACAAGAGCATCCTG GTGACGAGTCAGGACAAGACGCCGGCCGTCATCAGGAAGGCGATGATCAAACACAACCTGGAGCGGGAGAAGACCGACGAGTACGAGCTGATGCAGAAGATCTCCGAGGACAAAG agcTTCGTATCCCGGACAACGCCAACGTTTTCTACGCCATGAACTCCACTGCCAACTACGACTTTGTGCTGAAGAGGCGGGGCTTAGCGCGGCCGCTGCGCGCCAAGAATGTGACCAGTTCCACGCTGCCGCGCATGAAACAGAAGGGACTGAAGATCGCCAAGGGGATTTTCTGA
- the LOC120830146 gene encoding ral guanine nucleotide dissociation stimulator isoform X9 — MEAKPLFSLHRALAQPVKMCMFDFPITILDELSSTQEIAEEAEEDAIFTITLRKVQLHQSASKGQRWLGVETDSALSLYETCKVRTIKAGTLERLVEYMVSAFRGKDSTYVTIFLCTYRSFASTRQVLDLLLNRYAKLQNAPAAAAHRVSQDDRTELRNTVSSILGAWLDQYSEDFWSPPSYDCLHQLMSYLHRHFPGSDLERRARNLLAHFHRRQQQCEPEPDGEHIGCPFATQEESGFEDELPAFSFLSFDPIMVAEQFTLMDADLFKKVVPYHCLGGIWSQRDKKGKEHLAPTIRATVAQFNSVTNCVITTCLSNPTLKPNQRARLLERWIDVARECRILKNFSSLRAILSALQCNAVHRLKRTWEEVSRESFRTFRELSEIFSDDNNYSLSRELLVKEGTSKFATLEINPKRAQRRHQQQRDLGVMQGTIPYLGTFLTDLVMMDTAMKDHTEGGLINFEKRRKEFEVIAQIKLLQLASNNYSFTQDAHFREWFSGVEKLSEAESYNLSCEIEPLSESASNTLRAKKNGGIMKRWSDRQLTEAGCSGVPGSHSKSFDHSHYRPYQGGGGGGGDSGDALSVTSVSSSGSDLEDVNASFLSDSPEGHERKTSTPSVKLTVSALGREAPAADTTSTVTFWECTSLSSLDTSGSASGSSSASSSSVSSSTPLSASRSHKRSASAVSNYSTLSLPLYNQQVDDCCIIRVSLDVENGNMYKSILVTSQDKTPAVIRKAMIKHNLEREKTDEYELMQKISEDKELRIPDNANVFYAMNSTANYDFVLKRRGLARPLRAKNVTSSTLPRMKQKGLKIAKGIF, encoded by the exons ATGGAGGCCAAGCCGCTGTTCAGTCTGCACAGAGCGCTCGCACAACCCGTCAAGATGTGCATGTTCGACTTCCCCATCACGATCCTGGACGAGCTG AGCTCGACGCAGGAGATCgccgaggaggccgaggaggacgCCATCTTCACCATCACGCTGAGGAAGGTGCAGCTCCACCAGTCGGCCAGCAAAGGGCAGCGGTGGCTGGGCGTGGAGACGGACTCCGCCCTCAGTCTCTACGAGACCTGCAAGGTGCGCACCATCAAGGCCGGCACGCTGGAGAGGCTGGTGGAGTACATGGTGTCGGCCTTCAGGGGCAAGGACTCCACCTACGTCACCATCTTCCTCTGCACCTACCGCTCCTTCGCCTCCACCAGGCAGGTGCTGGACCTGCTGCTCAacag GTACGCAAAGCTCCAAAACGCGCCGGCAGCCGCGGCCCACCGAGTGTCCCAGGACGACCGCACCGAGCTCAGGAA CACCGTCTCGTCCATCCTGGGCGCGTGGCTGGACCAGTACTCGGAGGACTTCTGGAGCCCCCCGAGCTACGACTGCCTGCACCAGCTCATGTCCTACCTCCACCGCCACTTCCCCGGCTCGGACCTGGAGCGCCGCGCCCGCAACCTGCTCGCCCACTTCCACCGCCGGCAGCAGCAGTGTGAGCCCGAGCCCGATG GCGAACACATCGGCTGCCCCTTCGCTACGCAGGAGGAGAGCGGCTTCGAGGACGAGCTTCCTGCCTTCAGCTTCCTGTCCTTCGACCCCATCATGGTGGCGGAGCAGTTCACGCTGATGGACGCG GACCTGTTTAAGAAGGTGGTGCCCTACCACTGCCTGGGGGGGATCTGGTCCCAGCGGGACAAGAAGGGCAAGGAGCACCTGGCCCCCACCATCAGGGCCACCGTGGCCCAGTTCAACTCCGTCACCAACTGCGTCATCACCACCTGCCTGAGCAACCCCACCCTGAAGCCCAACCAGAGGGCCCGGCTGCTGGAGCGCTGGATCGACGTGGCTCGG GAGTGTCGGATCTTGAAGAACTTCTCGTCGTTGCGAGCCATCCTCTCCGCCCTGCAGTGCAACGCCGTCCACCGCCTGAAGAGGACCTGGGAGGAAGTGTCACG GGAGAGTTTCCGCACCTTCCGCGAGCTGTCGGAGATCTTCTCAGACGACAACAACTACTCCCTCAGCCGAGAGCTGCTGGTGAAG GAGGGAACCTCCAAGTTCGCCACGCTGGAGATCAACCCCAAGCGAGCTCAGAGGAGacaccagcagcagagagaccTG GGCGTGATGCAGGGGACGATTCCCTACCTGGGGACCTTCCTGACCGACCTGGTGATGATGGACACGGCCATGAAGGACCACACGGAG GGCGGTTTGATCAACTtcgagaagagaagaaag GAGTTTGAGGTGATCGCTCAGATCAAACTGCTCCAGCTGGcctccaacaactacagcttcACCCAGGACGCCCACTTCAGGGAGTGGTTCTCAGGGGTGGAGAAGCTGAGCGAGGCCGAGAG ctacaacctgtccTGTGAGATTGAGCCTCTGTCGGAGTCGGCCAGCAACACGCTGAGGGCCAAGAAGAACGGAGGGATCATGAAGCGCTGGAGCGA CCGGCAGTTGACGGAGGCCGGCTGCAGCGGCGTCCCGGGCTCTCACTCCAAGTCCTTCGACCACTCGCACTACAGGCCCTAccaggggggcggagggggcgggggggacagCGGCGACGCCCTCAGCGTCACCTCCGTCAGCTCCAGCGGGTCGGACCTGGAGGACGTGAACGCCAGCTTCCTGTCCGACTCTCCGGAGGGACACGAGAGGAAG aCGTCGACTCCCTCGGTGAAACTCACCGTCTCTGCTCTGGGGAGAGAAGCTCCGGCAGCCGATACGACGTCAACGGTAACG TTCTGGGAGTGCACGTCCCTGTCCTCCCTGGACACCTCCGGCTCGGCCTCGGGCTCCagcagcgcctcctcctcctccgtctcctcctccacgccgcTCTCTGCCTCCCGCTCACACAAGCGCTCCGCCTCGGCGGTGTCCAACTACTCCACCCTGTCGCTGCCGCTGTACAACCAGCAGGTGGACGACTGCTGCATCATCCGGGTCAGCCTGGACGTGGAGAACGGAAACATGTACAAGAGCATCCTG GTGACGAGTCAGGACAAGACGCCGGCCGTCATCAGGAAGGCGATGATCAAACACAACCTGGAGCGGGAGAAGACCGACGAGTACGAGCTGATGCAGAAGATCTCCGAGGACAAAG agcTTCGTATCCCGGACAACGCCAACGTTTTCTACGCCATGAACTCCACTGCCAACTACGACTTTGTGCTGAAGAGGCGGGGCTTAGCGCGGCCGCTGCGCGCCAAGAATGTGACCAGTTCCACGCTGCCGCGCATGAAACAGAAGGGACTGAAGATCGCCAAGGGGATTTTCTGA